One region of Sphingomonas abietis genomic DNA includes:
- a CDS encoding SDR family oxidoreductase — protein sequence MPTILITGCSSGFGLDTARLFADRGWDVVATMRSPKDDILPPSDRLRVVALDVTDAASIAAAIEAAGPIDALVNNAGIGFLNALEGTPMADARAIFETNTLGTIAMTQAVLPQFRARRAGVIVNVTSSVTLKTLPLLSVYTASKAAVNAFTDVIALELAPFNIRTRVVLPGRAPDTRFGENARTRMTGGFPEPYAEMVQQVFAGWEQDSGPITESGDVADAVWQAVTDEAAPAHIPAGRDAIAAAEAR from the coding sequence ATGCCCACCATATTGATTACCGGCTGTTCCTCGGGCTTCGGCCTCGATACCGCGCGCCTCTTCGCCGATCGCGGATGGGACGTCGTCGCGACGATGCGCTCGCCCAAGGACGACATCCTGCCCCCGTCCGATCGCCTCCGGGTCGTCGCGCTCGACGTGACCGATGCCGCCAGCATCGCCGCCGCCATCGAAGCGGCCGGGCCGATCGATGCGTTGGTCAACAATGCTGGCATCGGCTTCCTCAACGCGCTCGAAGGCACGCCGATGGCCGATGCGCGCGCGATATTCGAGACCAACACGCTCGGAACCATCGCCATGACCCAGGCCGTGCTGCCGCAGTTCCGCGCGCGTCGCGCCGGCGTGATCGTCAATGTGACATCGTCGGTCACTCTCAAGACGCTGCCCTTGCTGTCGGTCTACACCGCCAGCAAGGCGGCGGTAAACGCCTTCACCGACGTCATCGCGCTGGAGCTGGCGCCGTTCAACATCCGCACCCGCGTCGTGCTGCCCGGCCGGGCGCCAGACACGCGGTTCGGCGAGAATGCACGGACGCGCATGACGGGCGGCTTCCCGGAACCCTATGCGGAGATGGTGCAGCAGGTCTTCGCCGGCTGGGAACAGGATAGCGGGCCGATCACGGAATCGGGCGATGTCGCCGACGCCGTCTGGCAGGCCGTCACCGACGAGGCCGCGCCGGCGCATATTCCGGCGGGGCGCGACGCCATCGCCGCAGCAGAGGCGCGTTAA
- a CDS encoding GH1 family beta-glucosidase — translation MSEWNRRELGMIGLGAAALATTGPATAAAAASGAGAQPAGNGGPFPPDFLWGCATASYQIEGAVKEDGRGETNWDVFAHTPGRVANGDTGDVACDSYHRYQEDTQLLKAMGVKAYRMSLAWSRIVPEGRGQENPKGLDHYDRVIDDLLANGITPYVTLFHWDLPQALPGGWQNRDTAYAFADYAALVARRLSDRVSHFMTVNELRCFTDLGHMQGIHAPGLKLPPAQVNQVRHHGVLAHGLGVQAIRAHARRGTQVGLADNTSFFVPVIETEAHIAAARKATREVNAMFLTAIMEGRYIDSYLEAEGANAPKVQDGDMKVISSPVDFVALNVYTPSYVRADDAAPGYVVLPHQPSSPRMASPWLYVGPEVAYWGVRCVHDLWQPKALYISENGCSADDQMVDGRVDDPDRVMYLRNYLGQFQRATREGLPLKGYFLWSLMDNYEWADGYGKRFGVHYVDFATLKRTPKLSAQWYGELIRRNALV, via the coding sequence ATGAGTGAATGGAATCGCCGCGAACTGGGGATGATCGGGCTCGGCGCCGCAGCGCTGGCGACGACGGGGCCGGCGACGGCCGCCGCCGCCGCGTCGGGGGCGGGAGCCCAGCCGGCAGGGAATGGCGGCCCCTTTCCTCCCGATTTTCTCTGGGGATGTGCGACCGCATCCTACCAGATCGAAGGTGCGGTCAAGGAAGATGGGCGTGGCGAGACCAATTGGGATGTCTTCGCCCATACGCCGGGGCGGGTTGCCAATGGCGATACGGGCGACGTCGCCTGCGACAGCTATCATCGCTACCAGGAGGACACGCAATTGTTGAAGGCGATGGGCGTGAAGGCCTATCGCATGTCGCTCGCCTGGTCGCGGATCGTGCCGGAGGGCAGGGGGCAGGAGAATCCCAAGGGCCTCGATCATTATGATCGGGTGATCGACGATCTGCTCGCCAACGGTATCACGCCCTATGTCACGCTGTTCCACTGGGATCTGCCGCAGGCGCTGCCGGGGGGCTGGCAGAACCGCGATACCGCTTATGCGTTCGCCGACTATGCGGCATTGGTCGCCCGCCGCCTGTCGGATCGGGTGAGCCACTTCATGACGGTGAACGAACTGCGCTGCTTCACCGATCTCGGCCATATGCAGGGTATCCACGCGCCGGGCCTCAAGCTGCCGCCGGCCCAGGTCAACCAGGTGCGCCATCATGGCGTGCTGGCGCATGGCCTCGGCGTCCAGGCGATCCGCGCCCACGCACGGCGCGGCACCCAGGTCGGCCTTGCCGACAATACCAGCTTCTTCGTGCCGGTGATCGAGACCGAGGCGCATATCGCGGCCGCCCGCAAGGCGACCCGCGAGGTCAACGCGATGTTCCTCACCGCGATCATGGAAGGCCGGTATATCGACAGCTATCTCGAGGCCGAGGGGGCCAATGCGCCGAAGGTGCAGGACGGCGACATGAAAGTGATCAGCAGTCCGGTCGATTTCGTGGCGCTCAATGTCTACACCCCCTCCTATGTCCGGGCGGACGATGCGGCGCCGGGCTATGTCGTCCTGCCGCACCAGCCATCGTCGCCGCGCATGGCCTCGCCATGGCTGTATGTCGGGCCGGAGGTCGCCTATTGGGGCGTGCGCTGCGTCCATGACCTGTGGCAGCCGAAGGCGCTTTATATCTCCGAAAATGGCTGTTCGGCCGACGATCAGATGGTCGACGGTCGCGTCGATGATCCCGATCGCGTCATGTATCTGCGCAACTATCTCGGCCAGTTCCAGCGGGCCACGCGCGAGGGGCTGCCGCTCAAGGGCTATTTCCTCTGGAGCCTGATGGACAATTACGAGTGGGCGGATGGTTATGGAAAGCGCTTCGGCGTCCATTATGTCGATTTCGCCACGTTGAAGCGGACCCCGAAGCTCAGCGCGCAATGGTATGGCGAACTGATCCGTCGCAACGCCCTGGTCTGA
- a CDS encoding oxidoreductase: protein MRIWFITGVSSGFGRAIAEAALAAGDVVAGSVRKESDRAAFEALAPGRAHGVLLDVTDEAAIPLAIDRIEWEIGAIGILINNAGYGHEGLVEESTMDELRRQFDANVFGAVATIKAVLPRMRARRAGHILNITSMGGLMTMPGLAYYHGSKFALEGISESLGKEVKHLGIHVTAIEPGSFRTDWAGRSMVRAARSIADYDALMDPIRERRQAASGRQLGDPARLAAAVMTLVAANDPPAHLLLGSDASRLVAEKLAGLNAEFEAWEEVTLSTDMPV from the coding sequence ATGCGTATCTGGTTCATTACCGGGGTCAGTTCCGGCTTCGGGCGGGCGATCGCGGAGGCGGCGCTGGCAGCGGGCGATGTGGTCGCCGGCAGCGTCCGCAAGGAAAGCGACCGCGCCGCCTTCGAGGCGCTGGCGCCCGGCCGTGCCCATGGGGTGCTGCTCGATGTCACCGACGAGGCGGCGATCCCCCTGGCGATCGACCGCATCGAGTGGGAGATCGGCGCGATCGGCATCCTCATCAACAATGCGGGCTATGGCCATGAAGGGCTGGTCGAGGAATCGACGATGGACGAGTTGCGGCGGCAGTTCGACGCCAATGTCTTCGGCGCCGTCGCGACGATCAAGGCGGTGCTGCCCCGGATGCGCGCGCGCCGCGCCGGTCATATCCTCAACATCACCTCGATGGGCGGCCTGATGACGATGCCGGGGCTCGCTTATTATCATGGCAGCAAGTTCGCGCTGGAGGGCATCTCCGAGAGCCTCGGCAAGGAGGTGAAGCATCTCGGCATCCACGTCACGGCGATCGAGCCGGGCTCGTTCCGGACGGATTGGGCGGGCCGATCGATGGTGCGGGCGGCGCGCTCGATCGCCGATTACGACGCGCTGATGGACCCGATCCGGGAGCGGCGCCAGGCCGCGAGCGGCAGGCAGCTTGGCGATCCGGCCCGGCTGGCGGCCGCGGTGATGACGCTGGTGGCGGCGAACGATCCGCCGGCCCATCTGCTGCTCGGCTCGGATGCGTCGCGGCTGGTGGCCGAGAAGCTCGCCGGCTTGAACGCCGAGTTCGAGGCCTGGGAAGAGGTGACGCTGTCTACCGACATGCCGGTTTGA
- a CDS encoding LysR family transcriptional regulator yields the protein MRPIDPGDLASFLAIARHGSFRRAADQMGCTPSALSHALRALEERLDVRLFNRTTRSVALTEAGEQLYARVAPAFRDIDDALDDLNNFRGTPAGTLRLNCARSSAEMVVRPIVGRFLAAHPQVKVDLVVSNGLIDLVSGGFDAGIRFGETIAQDMIALPIGPRQRSAVVASPAFLERHPRPARPEDLKTLPCIRLRFDSGRHYAWEFERGGVDIAVEVDGPLTMNDQSLMVEAALDGIGLAYAFEGQVETLLASGRLVRLLEDWCPDYAGFYLYYPGRRQLPAAMRAFVDFVRSETV from the coding sequence ATGCGCCCGATCGATCCCGGTGACCTCGCGAGCTTCCTCGCCATCGCCCGCCACGGCAGCTTTCGCCGTGCGGCCGATCAGATGGGCTGCACGCCGTCCGCGCTCAGCCACGCGCTCAGGGCGCTGGAGGAACGGCTCGATGTCAGGCTGTTCAACCGCACGACCCGCAGCGTCGCGCTTACCGAGGCCGGCGAGCAGCTCTATGCGCGCGTCGCCCCGGCCTTCCGGGATATCGACGATGCGCTGGACGATCTGAACAATTTCAGGGGGACTCCCGCCGGCACGCTCCGGCTGAACTGCGCGCGGTCGTCGGCCGAAATGGTGGTGCGCCCGATCGTCGGCCGGTTCCTGGCCGCCCACCCCCAGGTCAAGGTCGATCTGGTGGTGAGCAACGGGCTGATCGATCTCGTCTCCGGCGGCTTCGATGCCGGCATCCGCTTCGGCGAGACCATCGCCCAGGATATGATCGCCCTGCCGATCGGGCCGCGCCAGCGCTCGGCCGTGGTCGCCTCGCCGGCCTTTCTGGAACGCCATCCCCGCCCCGCTCGCCCGGAGGATCTGAAGACGCTGCCCTGCATCCGCCTGCGGTTCGACAGCGGCCGCCATTATGCCTGGGAGTTCGAGCGCGGCGGCGTCGACATCGCCGTCGAGGTCGATGGCCCGCTCACGATGAACGACCAGTCGCTGATGGTCGAGGCGGCGCTCGACGGGATCGGACTGGCCTATGCGTTCGAGGGCCAGGTCGAGACGCTGCTCGCCAGCGGCCGGCTGGTCCGCCTGCTCGAGGATTGGTGCCCCGATTATGCCGGCTTCTATCTCTATTATCCGGGTCGCCGGCAGTTGCCTGCGGCGATGCGGGCTTTCGTCGATTTCGTCCGAAGCGAAACGGTATAG
- a CDS encoding LysR family transcriptional regulator has translation MRIDLNDYAYFAEVVTHGGFAAAGRALREPKSKLSRRIAGLEERLGLRLIERSSRRFRVTDTGQAFYERCRAILAEAEQAEALVVQAQVEPHGRIRVSCPTGMLQPISGLISAFLTRYPKVRLQLVATDRAVDLIEERIDLALRVRASLTSDAALTMRSLGRSTRILVAHPRFAGRIDRIEQLTELPALATDDAADDLEWHLETEDGRKHVVRVVPRMGCEDMVAVRDAAIDGLGVAILPDHVCLDALRSGHLVRILPEWRGLQGIVHLVFTTRRGLPPAVRALIDHLAAGFPRDISGRTLAG, from the coding sequence ATGCGGATCGATCTCAACGACTATGCCTATTTCGCCGAGGTGGTGACGCATGGCGGCTTCGCAGCGGCCGGGCGCGCGTTGCGGGAACCCAAGTCGAAACTCAGCCGGCGCATCGCAGGGCTGGAGGAGCGATTGGGCCTGCGCCTGATCGAACGATCGAGCCGCCGCTTCCGCGTCACCGACACGGGCCAGGCGTTCTACGAGCGATGCCGTGCCATATTGGCGGAGGCCGAGCAGGCCGAGGCGCTGGTCGTGCAGGCGCAGGTCGAGCCGCATGGGCGGATCCGCGTCAGCTGCCCGACGGGGATGCTCCAGCCGATTTCGGGCCTGATCTCGGCGTTTCTCACGCGCTATCCCAAGGTGCGGCTGCAACTCGTCGCGACCGATCGTGCCGTCGATCTGATCGAGGAACGGATCGACCTGGCGCTGCGCGTGCGGGCAAGCCTGACCAGCGACGCCGCGCTGACCATGCGCTCGCTGGGGCGATCGACCCGCATCCTGGTGGCCCACCCGCGGTTCGCCGGCCGGATCGACAGGATCGAGCAACTGACCGAGCTGCCGGCGCTGGCCACCGACGATGCGGCGGATGATCTCGAATGGCATCTGGAAACGGAGGATGGCCGCAAGCATGTCGTGCGCGTCGTCCCGCGCATGGGCTGCGAGGACATGGTGGCGGTTCGCGACGCCGCGATCGATGGCCTCGGCGTCGCGATCCTTCCCGATCATGTCTGCCTCGATGCGCTGAGGTCCGGGCACCTCGTCCGCATCCTGCCCGAATGGCGCGGGCTGCAGGGGATCGTCCATCTCGTCTTCACGACGAGGCGGGGGCTGCCGCCCGCCGTCCGTGCCCTGATCGATCATCTCGCGGCGGGTTTTCCCCGCGATATCAGCGGCCGGACATTGGCGGGCTAG
- a CDS encoding AraC family transcriptional regulator — protein sequence MIDPLAQVVSLLQPDLSYSKFVEGAGAWRVRRAEQGRPFFCAMLQGAIRLEVQGSDPIVVEQGDFVLIPAAYDFASSSLAAGVTTDLTSMPTEVRPNVFRIGDQEAEPDLRMLIGYCAFGSTDSALLVTLLPALIHARGEGRLTTLIQFAVQEFRSERPARDVVLARLMELLFIEALRSSGPHCPSGVLKGLGDDRVAAAIRCIHESPTEAWTVANLARASAMSRSAFFDRFRQTVGMSPMEYLLHWRMILAKNLLRLREGNVAQIARRVGYGSASTFSVAFTRHVGVPPSVYGRELEAD from the coding sequence ATGATCGATCCCCTCGCGCAGGTGGTGAGCCTGCTGCAACCCGACCTCTCCTATTCCAAGTTCGTCGAAGGGGCGGGCGCCTGGCGCGTCCGGCGGGCCGAACAGGGCCGACCTTTCTTCTGCGCCATGTTGCAGGGCGCGATCCGGCTGGAGGTGCAGGGCAGCGACCCGATCGTCGTGGAGCAAGGCGATTTCGTCCTCATTCCCGCGGCCTATGATTTCGCGTCGTCCAGCCTCGCCGCCGGCGTGACGACGGACCTCACATCGATGCCGACCGAGGTTCGTCCCAACGTCTTCCGGATCGGAGATCAAGAGGCCGAACCGGACCTTCGCATGCTCATCGGCTATTGTGCCTTCGGTTCGACCGATTCCGCGTTGCTGGTGACGCTTCTGCCGGCCCTGATCCATGCGCGGGGCGAGGGACGGCTGACCACGCTCATCCAGTTCGCCGTGCAGGAGTTCCGCAGCGAGAGGCCGGCGCGCGACGTCGTGCTGGCGCGGCTGATGGAACTGCTCTTCATCGAGGCGCTCCGTTCATCCGGGCCGCATTGCCCGAGCGGGGTTCTCAAGGGGCTCGGCGACGATCGCGTGGCGGCGGCGATCCGGTGCATCCACGAAAGCCCCACCGAAGCCTGGACCGTCGCCAATCTGGCGAGAGCCTCCGCCATGTCCCGATCGGCATTTTTCGATCGCTTCCGGCAGACCGTCGGCATGTCGCCGATGGAATATCTCCTGCATTGGCGGATGATCCTCGCCAAGAATCTGCTGCGTCTGCGGGAGGGCAATGTCGCGCAGATCGCCCGCCGGGTGGGATATGGTTCCGCCAGCACCTTCAGCGTGGCGTTCACCCGCCACGTCGGGGTGCCGCCCAGCGTCTATGGGCGGGAACTGGAGGCCGATTGA